The DNA window CATTTCTGTGTATTTCTCATTTCGGCATGAATGTGTGTTAGTAAGTGCAACAATTTTAATACCAAAACAATGAGTGTTGTTTATACAAATTTCTTTTTGGCTTCTGTGTGGCCCTGTTTCTTCTGTATGCAGAATCAAATAGTCATGCAGAGCTCGTCCTGCACATTCACTATGAGTATTAATACGACAGCAGAcctctgcagacagacagagagccaAAACCACTCGGACCTCCCATCTCTACCCATTCACACCAGGCCCCCATTCACACTGGGTCCCCACTGCCAAACACTTCTGGCCTGGGTCACCACAACTATGTTTAGCTGGCTGTGATGATAGAGATACCAGAATTGATGCATGTTGTCTTCTGAAGGTATTTGCTATGTGTGGTCTGTCGCACTGCCTTATATATGTCATAGTTCAGGGAAATTAGTCAGTAGCATCTACATACTGCAAATAAtgctaaaaaatgcagttttggaATTACTCAATGTCCTTAttatattgccagtatgattGTGCACACATATGTACAAAGAGGTCAATGTAAAGTTCATATATATACAGGAATGATAAATGCTTTGCCTGCTTTTGTACGTGATTTTTTTCACACAATGACACCAAACCTAAAGTATGtttggtttttttattttattttacattttatttacattttctttaAGTAAACTTAATATTGCTTAAATTTGCTTACATCTGTAATTTTAACAAGTTACAGATTTGGTTTATTtagtaataaatatattatttaaaaaaataatgattgtATCCAAAGAGTTTCGCCATTTCTATTTATATTGTTCAAAATAAATGATTTATCAGATATGAAGTGGTTTGCGGAGCAGTGTCTGAGTCTCACAGATCCATCTATACTGATCTTCACAGGGttcatccttccattcattGCTATTAATGACGCAGTTTGCCTTTATGCCTGCTGACTGCTGGTCCTTGTTGTCCGGCTCCCCATATAACCAGAATCTGGAAAACAAAGAAGAGCCAGACATACTAATTAAGTTACTGTGTCTATaacacaaataaagaaatatcTACACTGAAGGTTTAAACCAAATGTTATGGGCTTTCTGGTAAGTAAGACAGCTGTGAGTAGAAGTGGAGAACTTTAGAGCGGTTCCACATCTTGGTTCCTGGTTTGTTTGGTAACAGACAGGTTATACATGAAAGATTTCATACCCCTGCTTCAGACCAGTGCCGTCCACCCAGCGCCAAACTCCCTCCTCCGCACTGTCAGTCAGTCCAATCCAGTAACTGCTGCTTCCCTCTTTGGTAATGAAGCCCTGAACAGAAGACAGTGAATGACTGACGCAGCACTGCTGAGAGACACAGTGTCCACACTGGCACATGCTGGATGTGAACATAAGCCACACAGCACACGGTCAAAGGAGCCACACGGCACTATTGGATGAACCTGCACTAGATGAGCTTGGTCACTCACACAAACAATCACACACAGAGATCAGGCCAGTCACCTGCTCCTCTTCACTGTTTACAGTCACCAAGTGAGCCGCCTCCTTACTGCAgttattctgactttcattccaGGTCGTTACACTTGTAGAGAAATAGTAACACTTGGAGTTGTGCTTCTCCCAGCCCTGAGGACAGGGATCACAGACTCGCCCTGCAAAGACACAAGAAACACTCACTCTGTCTAAAATGGCTGAAGGAATCAGTGAGAATGAGAAAGTCATATTTTCATTGAAATATGTAAGTTAAGTTGAGAGGTAAAGTGTACATTTACCTTTTTCAGTGGTGTGGCAGTACTTCTGAAGGAGGGGTAATTTACTTAACAGAGCATCAtagttattttgtatttcatccTTATCTTTTTGCAAACTGACACATTGTTGCTGAAAATAATTCTTGTCCATGACCAATTTATTCTTTGTCTCCTCTAACTTTGTATAACTATTCTGTAGCTGGTTGTTTTGTTCCTGTAGTTGAGTCATGTTGTTAAGTTTGAGGAGAAGCTGCTCCTTCTCTTTAGCCAGGATGCTGCAGTCATCGTTGTCCTGTTTGGGCTTAACTCCCATCACTGAAAATATTTGGGGTTATTTGGTGTCTGATACTAGTTTtaacaattattaaattaaaacatatGAATACAAGTTACACATCCATATAACACTAATATTGTCTGAATCTTCCTGTAGCTGCTCATTCTCTGCCTGGACACCACATCATGCCTAATGGTGCTTCAGATTACCTTCCTTTACTGAACAAGTTTCATTCAGTCAATACACCTCACACAATCAATAAATagatatatacaaatatacagtTACAGGCCATGCATTCATATAAATTTCTCATTAACTCGGTATACACAGATACTGATGtatattttcattgttttgaaTAACTATGTTCCTCTATTAAATTCAAgcaatttttatatagcgcctttcacaaagGATCACCCCAAGGCAGTTTACATGGGTATGATGTAATACATTCTTGCATCATTTATATAGAATAATTCTATGTCGAGTTGGTGCCCCCAGTTTCCCAAACACAAACCAGTTTATTTGATTACATTTACTAGAGCAAACATTCAGGTACTAAGAGTGAATTACACAATACTGAGTAATATACAGTCATACTCACAGTAAATGCTCAGGACTATGATGACAGCGAATTGGAGGAAACACAGCAGCCCTAGACCCCCTGAAATCAATCCACAGGGATTGGAGCTTGATCTGGTCTTATCTTTTGTCCCTGATGGGAATAAAAACAAGATACTCCACTTGCTAATTAAGTCACCATGGCTACGACTTTTACATTCAGAACTCTGTATTTTGCTGACTATTGCTAAAAACAACATTAAACTGAAGCAGATAATACAACAAGGAAACAGCTGCCAGAGAGCTCATTTTCGTACAAGTGCTGCTAGGCTAAGCTTCCAGTGGTTGACCAGTAACAAAGACAAGTCAGTTGTGGGAGCAAGAGATATAGAACTGCTTATGGTCACACATCAGAAATGCCAAGATTCTAATAAATACATGATACAATCTAATAAATGAGCAATGGCAATCACATCATTTCCTGTTACAAAAGCACAGAGATCTATTAAGTGTGTATTCATGCATTTCTCTaatcactttaaataaaatgcCTACAAATACTCACCATCATCCAGATGATTTACACTCCAATAATTGACAACAGAGCTAACCATTTCTGACATTAAATTTGACTATTGTGTCTATTTGATACAAGAAtgtgcaaaaaagaaaaaataattctttctgcagttttttccccacagaacTATCTGACTTTCTGCCTTATAATGATCTCAGAGACTGATCACATGCTGAATAAACGCTAAAAAGCTAAATCTGCAGTTTGTCCACGGAAATGGAAAGAGGAAGTGGGGGAGATCATGGTAGCAGAAGATGGTCAGAAAAGGCATTGTACCAGGGAAAGACAGAAATGAATGTGAatacgaaagttcaaacaaggagacgTAATGAATGCAAGCGTATTGAAAATTGCATCGCTCCAGGTTTTATTTAAAGAGTAagtctaacccacttctttgccgttacagctattcggttttccctcctcctcccctccaccTCCTTCGGCTCCCCATCCTGGCCCGGAGTTGcctccttcgcctcctgcctggtcgcccagccagatATGTCAGCTTCAGAGTCGATGGAACCAACGACCAAGAGACGGGCTTCGCCAAATCACTGTTCACATAATTATTGAAATTGTTTCAACGAATAAACACTAATGTCAAAACTATctattgaggtctccttggttgaactACTGTAACTAAAACACGACTGTGTCACAAGGAGATTTCTGTATGATTTTTATGCCTGTGATTACTGCACCTGTGTGCCTGTTGTATATACAGAAATTATCCGTGCTTTTCACtgttacatactgtatgtacaaaGAGGTCAATGTAAAGTTCATAAGAAGCACATTTGACGATATGTAATCACAATAGGTTGGGTAAACCTTAGTTTGGGCAAGTTTTTCACTCCAGTTTTAATAGTAGGTCGAGGGACACAGCTATTACTGCAGAAGCgtgagtggctcagtgagcTCAGTCTCTCTGTATGTGATTGGAAGATCGCTGGTTCAGGCTCTTGATGCATGTCTGTCAGCTCTTGAGCAAAgtctttaacccccagcttccccTGGGACTGTCGCTGGCAGATTTCATACCCCTGCTTCAGACCAGTGCCGTCCACCCAGCGCCAAACTCCCTCCTCCGCACTGTCAGTCAGTCCAATCCAGTAACTGCTGCTTCCCTCTTTGGTAATAAAGCCCTGAACAGAAGACAGTGAATGACTGACGCAGCACTGCTGAGAGACACACTGTCCACACTGACACATGCTGGATGTGAACATAAGCCACACATCACACTGTCAAAGGAGCCACACGGCACTATTGGATGAACCTGCACTAGATGAGCTTGGTCACTCACACAAACAATCACACACAGAGATCAGGCCAGTCACCTGCTCCTCTTCACTGTTTACAGTCACCAAATGAGCCGCCTCCTTACTGCAgttattctgactttcattccaGGTCTTTACACTTGTAGAGAAATAGTAACACTGGCCATTGTGCTTCTCCCAGCCCTGAGGACAGGGATCACAGACTCGCCCTGCAAAGACATAAGAAACACTCACTCTGTCTAAAACGGCTGACGGAATCAGTGAGAATGAGAAAGTCATATTTTCACTGAAATATGTAAGTTAAGCTGAGAGAAAAAGTGTAAATTTACCTTTTTCAGTGGTGTGACAGTACTTCTGAAGGAGGGGTAACTTATTTAACAGGGCATCAtagtttttttgtatttcatcCTTATCTTTTTTCAAACTGCTGCATTGTTTCTGAAAATAATTCTTCTTACTGACGAACAGCTGCACTATTTTAACTTTCATCGTCGAAAGCTCTTCTGTTAAATTCTTGCCTGTTATGAGGTTAtgttatgttttaataattagcaaataaaacataaaaatacaaatcaTACATTAACATAACACTAATATTCGCATAAACTCAGTAGTACCTTTTTCAGTGGTGTGACAGTACTTCTGAATGAGGGGTAATTTACTTAACAGAGCATCATAGTCCTTATCCTTCTGCAAACTGCTGCATTGTTGCTCTTTGGTTAAATTCTTGCctgttttaataattaattatattataataattaattatattaataatttataataaataattgccaaataaaacataaaaatacaaatgataCATTAACATACCACTTATACTCGCATAAACTCAGTAGAAAGCTACAGACATATTCACATATACTTAGgaatacagatttacatatttcCTTGAGTGAAACCTAAAGTATTTTAAAGTACATTTTAAACCATCTTGGTAGACTCTGCAATTACAGGTTAAATGTTTAACCTACTATTAACAGAGTTTTGGAAATTCTAAagctttaaaatgtaaaaaaaaaaaaataataattctgtTTTAAACAACTATTATTTGAAATCACTGTAGAACAATGATGTGGATGGACCTTTCACCTGCAGTACAAAGTCTAAACTTAGATAATGTATCACTGGGATGTAATTTTTATCTTTTGAATAACTGAACTTTCATTAGTGTCATGTTGGCATCCTCTGGTTTTACATAATGTTGTGTCATATAGTGTATTATTACATATACAATAGCTAGAAATAGTTATGAAAATATTGTAACATATACATGCAAACACTGATTCATACTCACAGTTGACACCCTGGTATATTACGGCAATGAATAGGGTAACGCACAGCACTGCCAAGGACACTATTATGCATTTGCAACAGCGGCGGCCATATTCTTTGCCTTGACTCCGCAACCTGTCTGATGGAAATATGTTGTTCAAATGTTTCCAAAAACTCTTCATGTGCACATTGCAATTACACCCTGCCTCTGTGACTACACCTACAAGCTGGAAACTAATTAACTGGTACGTGTCATTGTATTACGCATTAATATAGCTAGATATAAAGTTAAATAATTTAATCAGCTTAAAACCATTGTTGTTTCAGTCACAGTTCCCAAAGAGCTAAAATGAAATTGGACAACAGGATATTTTCCCCTTCATAAATAATCTTTCATTTCAATTTTGCATTTCACCTGGCAATCCAGTCACATATATC is part of the Paramormyrops kingsleyae isolate MSU_618 chromosome 17, PKINGS_0.4, whole genome shotgun sequence genome and encodes:
- the LOC111844846 gene encoding CD209 antigen-like protein C isoform X2 yields the protein MGVKPKQDNDDCSILAKEKEQLLLKLNNMTQLQEQNNQLQNSYTKLEETKNKLVMDKNYFQQQCVSLQKDKDEIQNNYDALLSKLPLLQKYCHTTEKGRVCDPCPQGWEKHNSKCYYFSTSVTTWNESQNNCSKEAAHLVTVNSEEEQGFITKEGSSSYWIGLTDSAEEGVWRWVDGTGLKQGFWLYGEPDNKDQQSAGIKANCVINSNEWKDEPCEDQYRWICETQTLLRKPLHI
- the LOC111844846 gene encoding asialoglycoprotein receptor 2-like isoform X1; the protein is MSEMVSSVVNYWSVNHLDDGTKDKTRSSSNPCGLISGGLGLLCFLQFAVIIVLSIYLMGVKPKQDNDDCSILAKEKEQLLLKLNNMTQLQEQNNQLQNSYTKLEETKNKLVMDKNYFQQQCVSLQKDKDEIQNNYDALLSKLPLLQKYCHTTEKGRVCDPCPQGWEKHNSKCYYFSTSVTTWNESQNNCSKEAAHLVTVNSEEEQGFITKEGSSSYWIGLTDSAEEGVWRWVDGTGLKQGFWLYGEPDNKDQQSAGIKANCVINSNEWKDEPCEDQYRWICETQTLLRKPLHI